Proteins found in one Rhodobacteraceae bacterium D3-12 genomic segment:
- a CDS encoding isoprenyl transferase, translating into MAVSDTSSQSVGSPQGEGAGNGPGHVAIIMDGNGRWATQRGRPRLFGHHAGAKRVREIVEACPDLGVKYLTIFAFSTENWKRTQVEVAGLMTLFRRYITKEARALKEEGVRVRFIGDRLRLDKKLIALMDELEELTAGNDRVHLTIALNYGGRDEVARATKRLAQDVAAGKIDPEKVNEETLTRYLDTRVLPDPDLVIRTSGEARISNFLLWQSAYAEYEFIDTLWPDFSADVFAKLLGNYGSRDRRFGGVKA; encoded by the coding sequence ATGGCCGTGTCAGACACCAGCAGTCAGTCAGTCGGTTCGCCGCAAGGTGAGGGAGCGGGCAATGGTCCGGGCCATGTTGCGATCATCATGGACGGCAATGGCCGCTGGGCGACACAGCGCGGGCGGCCGCGTCTGTTTGGCCATCACGCCGGGGCCAAGCGGGTGCGCGAGATTGTCGAAGCCTGCCCCGATCTGGGTGTCAAATACCTGACGATTTTTGCCTTTTCGACCGAGAATTGGAAGCGCACGCAGGTCGAGGTTGCCGGGCTGATGACCCTGTTTCGCCGCTATATCACCAAAGAGGCGCGCGCCCTCAAGGAAGAGGGGGTGCGGGTGCGTTTCATCGGCGACCGGCTCAGGCTTGATAAAAAGCTGATCGCGCTGATGGATGAGTTGGAAGAGCTGACGGCGGGCAATGACCGGGTGCATCTTACCATCGCGCTGAACTATGGCGGGCGCGACGAGGTTGCGCGCGCCACGAAACGCTTGGCGCAGGATGTGGCCGCCGGGAAGATTGACCCCGAAAAAGTGAATGAAGAAACCCTCACAAGGTATTTGGATACAAGGGTTTTACCCGATCCTGACCTTGTGATCCGCACTAGCGGAGAGGCGCGGATTTCCAACTTCCTTTTGTGGCAATCGGCCTATGCCGAATACGAGTTTATCGACACGCTTTGGCCGGATTTTTCGGCCGATGTTTTTGCCAAACTATTGGGGAATTACGGGTCGCGGGACCGGCGGTTTGGTGGGGTGAAGGCATGA
- the frr gene encoding ribosome recycling factor produces MADEEFMLDTDDLERRMNGALGAMRTEFASLRTGRASASMLDPITVDAYGATTPLNQVGTVNVPEPRMVTINVWDKSLVNAVEKAIMNSGLGINPQTNGTIVMLPIPELNEERRRDLTRVAAQYAEHARVAVRNVRRDGMDQIKKAKADTHLGEDDQKFWETEVQDMTDRFIKSVDDALEAKQEEIMQV; encoded by the coding sequence ATGGCCGACGAAGAATTCATGCTCGATACCGATGATCTTGAACGCCGGATGAACGGCGCGCTTGGCGCGATGCGCACCGAGTTTGCCTCGCTCAGAACCGGGCGGGCCAGTGCGTCGATGTTGGACCCGATCACGGTTGACGCCTATGGCGCGACGACGCCGCTGAACCAAGTGGGCACGGTGAACGTGCCCGAACCGCGCATGGTCACGATCAACGTCTGGGACAAATCGCTGGTGAATGCGGTGGAAAAAGCCATTATGAACAGTGGCTTGGGCATCAACCCACAGACCAATGGCACCATCGTGATGCTGCCGATCCCCGAGTTGAACGAAGAGCGCCGCCGCGATTTGACCCGCGTGGCCGCGCAATATGCCGAACACGCCCGCGTCGCCGTGCGCAACGTGCGCCGCGACGGCATGGACCAGATCAAGAAAGCCAAGGCCGACACCCATCTGGGCGAGGACGACCAGAAGTTCTGGGAAACCGAAGTGCAGGACATGACCGACCGTTTCATCAAGTCGGTTGATGACGCTCTGGAGGCTAAACAAGAAGAAATCATGCAGGTTTAA
- a CDS encoding phosphatidate cytidylyltransferase has protein sequence MSEGVKARWGDLGMRIVSGVVLAVIAIAALWGGQMVWTLFVLAILCAGFWELARLCEPGITPKRRLLVGILPVIGILPAFGLGLGVSEAEGLDLASRVWAEEKSAGLLTTVLVGGVIVSFVMLVQVVQERALQGVLYGAVLLGAGGFLVVARSENGVNAVLALLAIVVISDVAGYFAGRMIGGPKFWPAVSPKKTWSGTIAGWVGAGVFGALVLPGFGVGVQWAVPLAVVLCFAAQMGDIIESAMKRKAGIKDSSNLIPGHGGVLDRMDGMVGAAAVAALIMLIAA, from the coding sequence ATGAGCGAGGGCGTCAAGGCCCGCTGGGGCGACCTTGGGATGCGGATCGTGTCGGGGGTGGTGTTGGCGGTGATCGCCATTGCCGCCTTGTGGGGCGGGCAGATGGTGTGGACCCTGTTTGTTTTGGCCATTCTTTGCGCCGGGTTCTGGGAATTGGCGCGGCTGTGCGAGCCGGGTATCACGCCCAAGCGGCGGTTGTTGGTCGGCATTTTGCCGGTGATTGGCATTTTGCCCGCTTTTGGTTTGGGATTGGGGGTCAGCGAGGCGGAGGGCCTTGATCTGGCCTCTCGCGTGTGGGCCGAGGAAAAATCCGCAGGCTTGCTGACCACGGTATTGGTCGGCGGGGTGATCGTGAGCTTTGTGATGCTGGTGCAGGTGGTGCAAGAGCGGGCGTTGCAAGGGGTGCTTTACGGGGCTGTATTGCTGGGCGCGGGCGGATTTTTGGTGGTTGCGCGCAGTGAAAACGGCGTGAACGCGGTTTTGGCGTTGCTGGCGATTGTGGTGATTTCGGACGTGGCGGGGTATTTCGCGGGGCGGATGATTGGCGGGCCGAAGTTCTGGCCAGCGGTGAGCCCGAAGAAAACATGGTCAGGCACCATCGCGGGATGGGTTGGCGCCGGGGTGTTTGGTGCGCTTGTGCTGCCGGGATTTGGTGTTGGCGTGCAATGGGCGGTGCCGCTTGCGGTGGTGTTGTGCTTTGCGGCGCAGATGGGTGACATCATTGAGAGCGCGATGAAGCGCAAGGCGGGCATCAAGGATAGCTCGAACCTGATCCCCGGTCATGGCGGTGTGCTTGACCGGATGGACGGGATGGTGGGCGCGGCTGCGGTGGCGGCGTTGATCATGTTGATCGCGGCCTAG